One segment of Brienomyrus brachyistius isolate T26 unplaced genomic scaffold, BBRACH_0.4 scaffold50, whole genome shotgun sequence DNA contains the following:
- the pa2g4a gene encoding proliferation-associated protein 2G4a: protein MSDDEQQEQTIAEDLVVTKYKMGGDIANQVLRAVVEAAKAGVSVLSLCEKGDSLIMAETGKVFKKEKDMKKGIAFPTSVSVNNSVCHFSPLKSDPDYVLKDGDLVKIDLGVHVDGFISNVAHSFVVGVTKEAPVTGRKADVIKAAYLCAEAALRLVKPGNQNTQVTEAWNKIAQSFKCTPIEGMLSHQLKQHVIDGEKTIIQNPTDQQRKDHEKAEFEVHEVYAIDVLISTGEGKARDGGQRTTIYKRDPTKQYGLKMKTSRVFFSEVERRFDAMPFTLRAFEDEGKARLGVVECAKHELLQPFNVLHEKEGEYVAQFKFTVLLMANGPLRITSGPFEPELYKSEHEVQDPDLKALLQSSASRKTQKKKKKKASKNAENATGQPAEENEAA from the exons ATGTCCGACGACGAGCAGCAAGAGCAGACCATCGCCGAGGACTTGGTTGTTACCAAGTATAAAATGGGCGGCGACATCGCCAACC AGGTCTTGCGTGCTGTGGTGGAGGCAGCCAAGGCTGGGGTGTCCGTGCTCAGTTTGTGCGAGAAGGGAGACTCCCTCATCATGGCAGAGACTGGGAAGGTCTTTAAGAAGGAGAAAGATATGAAGAAAG GCATCGCCTTCCCCACCAGCGTGTCTGTCAATAACTCTGTATGCCACTTCTCCCCTTTGAAGAGTGACCCCGACTACGTGCTGAAGGATGGAGACTTGGTCAAAAT CGACCTCGGGGTCCACGTTGATGGATTTATCTCTAATGTGGCTCACAGTTTCGTTGTTGGGGTGACCAAG GAGGCCCCAGTGACAGGCCGGAAAGCTGACGTGATCAAGGCGGCCTACCTCTGTGCAGAGGCTGCACTGCGCCTGGTCAAACCTGGAAACCAG aacaCGCAGGTGACTGAGGCCTGGAACAAGATTGCCCAGTCCTTCAAGTGCACCCCCATCGAAG GAATGCTGTCCCATCAGCTCAAGCAGCATGTTATCGACGGCGAGAAAACCATTATTCAGAATCCCACAGACCAACAAAG AAAGGACCACGAGAAGGCGGAGTTTGAGGTCCATGAAGTATATGCTATCGATGTCCTGATCAGCACCGGCGAGGGGAAG GCGCGGGATGGCGGGCAGCGAACCACCATCTACAAGCGCGACCCCACCAAGCAGTATGGGCTGAAGATGAAGACATCTCGCGTGTTCTTCAGCGAGGTGGAGCGCCGGTTTGACGCCATGCCCTTCACTCTCCG GGCGTTTGAGGATGAGGGCAAGGCCAGGCTGGGTGTGGTGGAGTGTGCCAAGCATGAACTTCTGCAGCCCTTTAACGTGCTCCATGAGAAGGAAG GAGAGTACGTGGCCCAGTTCAAGTTCACGGTGCTTCTGATGGCCAACGGGCCCTTGAGGatcaccagtgggcccttcgAACCCGAGCTCTACAAGTCTGAGCACGAGGTCCAGgacccagacctgaag GCCTTGCTGCAGAGCTCGGCCAGTCGCAAGAcgcagaagaagaagaaaaagaag GCTTCCAAGAACGCAGAGAATGCTACCGGACAACCGGCTGAGGAGAACGAGGCTGCGTAA
- the zc3h10 gene encoding zinc finger CCCH domain-containing protein 10 encodes MPDRDSAYLSGGGGGGSGAGVGLGVGEEGAGAGLVGGAGEGRGASGGGTGGCGGGGAGVGGMGGGGALGNGTSCGAGSNGGLGSGVGLDGVCRDFLRNVCKRGKRCRFRHPDFSEVPDLGVQKNEFIFCHDHQNKECVRSNCRFVHGSKEDEDYYKKTGELPLRLRGKVAAGLGLSPTDLPLSRGEVPICRDFLKGECQRGNKCKFRHVKKDYEYDASRGGVGGVMGTGVSGMVSVGGVGGGGVGVGGGMSGLVGGGGNMMGMGCPSLGGCRDQGVSGGGGSGGSSLGGCMSMGPVGPRRFDRGPCSVYDPLFESGLFEAGVFEAPVDHTALQLKRRRLEGLRLADGGSAAHYELGVQAALAPRPLEYRFLEEENALLRKRVEELKKQVSNLIATNEVLLEQNAQFRSQTKVLTLSSTPTPSEQSLAPPVGSVSSYNHGIAQTHTTLSSAGLQPRPVTQQDLVAPAGAPTAPPSNAAPPTAPHLNPEITPLSAALAQTIAQGMAPPVSMAPVAVSVAPVAVSMAQPLPGITMSHATTPMVSYPIASQSMRITTIPH; translated from the exons ATGCCTGACCGGGACAGTGCCTACCTGTCAGGCGGTGGTGGAGGAGGCAGCGGGGCTGGAGTTGGGCTTGGTGTGGGGGAggaaggggcaggggcaggACTGGTTGGGGGGGCGGGAGAAGGCAGAGGTGCAAGCGGGGGAGGCACTGGGGGTTGTGGAGGGGGAGGTGCTGGGGTTGGGGGTATGGGAGGAGGCGGGGCACTAGGGAATGGGACTAGCTGTGGGGCCGGGAGCAATGGCGGCCTGGGCTCGGGGGTGGGCTTGGACGGCGTCTGCCGGGACTTCCTGCGGAATGTGTGCAAGCGGGGGAAGCGCTGCCGCTTCCGGCACCCGGACTTCAGCGAGGTGCCCGACCTCGGCGTGCAGAAGAACGAGTTCATCTTCTGCCACGACCACCAGAACAAGGAGTGTGTGCGCTCCAACTGCCGCTTTGTGCACGGCTCCAAGGAGGACGAGGACTACTACAAGAAGACGGGCGAGCTGCCCCTGCGTCTGCGCGGGAAGGTGGCGGCCGGCCTGGGCCTCTCCCCCACGGACCTGCCGCTGAGCCGCGGGGAGGTGCCCATTTGCCGGGACTTTCTCAAGGGCGAGTGCCAGCGAGGGAATAAATGTAAATTCCGGCACGTCAAGAAGGACTATGAGTATGATGCATCCCGGGGAGGGGTTGGGGGTGTCATGGGCACGGGAGTCAGCGGGATGGTGAGTGTgggtggtgttggggggggtggggtaggtGTGGGCGGTGGCATGTCGGGgttggtgggtgggggtggtaatATGATGGGCATGGGGTGCCCGAGTTTGGGCGGCTGCAGGGATCAAGGTGTGTCCggcggggggggcagtggcGGCAGCAGTCTGGGCGGCTGCATGTCCATGGGACCAGTGGGGCCGCGACGTTTTGACAGGGGCCCGTGCTCCGTGTACGACCCCCTGTTCGAGAGCGGCCTGTTTGAAGCCGGCGTCTTCGAGGCCCCTGTGGACCACACGGCCCTGCAGCTCAAGAGGCGCAGGCTGGAGGGGCTGCGTCTGGCGGACGGTGGCAGCGCGGCCCACTACGAGCTAGGAGTCCAGGCTGCCctcgccccccgccccctggaGTACAGGTTTCTGGAGGAGGAGAATGCGCTGCTGAGGAAGAGAGTGGAGGAGCTGAAAAAACAG GTCTCAAACCTCATTGCCACCAACGAAGTTCTGTTGGAGCAAAACGCCCAGTTCCGCAGCCAGACCAAGGTGCTGACACTGTCCTCCACCCCCACGCCCTCCGAGCAGAGCCTGGCGCCCCCGGTGGGCTCCGTCAGCTCCTACAACCACGGCATCGCACAGACCCACACTACGCTGAGCAGCGCAGGCCTGCAGCCGCGCCCCGTCACCCAGCAGGACCTGGTGGCCCCGGCGGGGGCCCCCACCGCGCCTCCGTCCAATGCCGCCCCGCCTACCGCGCCCCACCTCAACCCCGAAATCACCCCGCTCTCCGCAGCCTTGGCCCAGACTATAGCCCAGGGCATGGCCCCGCCGGTGTCCATGGCCCCCGTAGCCGTGTCTGTGGCCCCTGTGGCGGTGTCCATGGCCCagcccctgcctggcatcaccATGAGTCATGCCACCACCCCCATGGTCTCGTACCCCATCGCCAGCCAGAGCATGAGAATCACCACCATCCCTCACTGA